The Streptomyces kanamyceticus genome window below encodes:
- a CDS encoding Wzz/FepE/Etk N-terminal domain-containing protein, with product MSEDAIRLVTIGRIFRRRWRLLAIVALVGALVGYGASLLFPPSYTTSTSVVLAGQWEERELLTQTEIAASSAVVDRAAAALDWKGVSAADLRDQVKATAADGNIIKISGTASTPEHAQELSDQVAKEFVTFAARLAGDGTESDTAAGPEALREKVVQTNRRISDLANAADPGQTVEGVQARTELEKLRTSLQEAMKKLDEADPATNKANMVVMGPAALPTGEAPPTRTQLVAAGALLFFVCAVIGHLAAARANRRPRTEPEIAAALGSAFLGTVDVPGGRLEHRTQGSAPGAWFRRILGLDIRWDVPAPQPSGGEAGRQARYRRVCARLRDRVPGSRRLIVVVPETDDIAHQAAGQLVAEAQSDPSATSSSRGNPVLRVVEVSMSRPLVPDRGTEAGALVVLSAGIWTAGELAGIAEACADAGHQVVGTVVAGAVRGPKRAADHAPRHTTPPLAVGNDARGGAG from the coding sequence GCTGTTCCCGCCGAGCTACACGACGTCGACGTCGGTAGTGCTGGCGGGGCAGTGGGAGGAGCGCGAACTGCTGACCCAGACAGAGATCGCGGCCAGTTCGGCGGTGGTCGACCGCGCGGCGGCGGCGCTCGACTGGAAGGGCGTCAGCGCCGCCGACCTGCGGGATCAAGTGAAGGCGACGGCCGCCGACGGGAACATCATCAAGATCTCAGGTACGGCAAGCACCCCGGAGCACGCGCAGGAGCTCTCCGACCAGGTGGCCAAGGAATTCGTCACCTTCGCCGCGCGTCTGGCGGGCGACGGCACCGAATCCGACACGGCGGCGGGGCCCGAGGCGCTGCGGGAGAAAGTGGTGCAGACCAACCGCCGCATCAGCGACCTGGCCAACGCGGCCGATCCGGGACAGACCGTGGAGGGCGTGCAGGCCCGCACCGAACTGGAGAAGCTGCGCACCTCGCTGCAGGAAGCCATGAAGAAGCTGGACGAGGCCGACCCGGCGACCAACAAGGCCAACATGGTCGTCATGGGCCCGGCGGCCCTGCCGACCGGCGAGGCGCCGCCGACGAGGACGCAACTCGTCGCGGCCGGGGCGCTGTTGTTCTTCGTGTGCGCGGTCATCGGCCATCTCGCCGCCGCCCGGGCGAACCGTCGGCCGCGCACCGAACCGGAGATCGCCGCGGCGCTCGGCTCCGCGTTCCTCGGCACCGTCGACGTGCCCGGTGGACGGCTCGAACACCGGACGCAGGGCAGTGCCCCCGGCGCCTGGTTCCGCCGGATCCTCGGACTCGACATCCGGTGGGACGTGCCGGCCCCGCAGCCGTCCGGCGGCGAGGCGGGCAGACAGGCCCGCTACCGGCGGGTGTGCGCCCGCCTCCGGGACCGGGTGCCCGGTTCCCGACGGCTCATCGTCGTCGTACCGGAGACCGACGACATCGCCCACCAGGCCGCCGGGCAGCTCGTCGCGGAGGCCCAGAGCGATCCTTCCGCGACCTCTTCGAGCAGAGGGAACCCCGTGCTGCGGGTGGTGGAGGTCTCGATGTCCCGGCCGCTGGTGCCCGACCGCGGCACCGAGGCCGGTGCCCTGGTCGTGCTCAGCGCGGGCATCTGGACCGCCGGGGAGCTCGCGGGCATCGCCGAGGCATGCGCGGACGCCGGGCATCAGGTCGTCGGCACCGTCGTCGCCGGGGCGGTCCGCGGCCCGAAGCGCGCCGCCGACCACGCCCCGCGGCACACCACGCCACCGCTCGCGGTGGGCAACGACGCGAGGGGAGGTGCAGGGTGA